The genomic region ttgaaaaaaaaaaaaaaaaaaaaataccataacatcatcatttatttttataagaaagtataaataaataaataaatatgtattatatatatatatttccataacgttcataatattatatatttcaaaaaacATATGTTCATAATCATAACTTCGCACTCCTACATAATATATGTctaaagaaaaatataattattattaaccatccaaaaatataataggaaagtatattattaaaaaatctATACATACATTTCATAAGACCCCAAAACAAAAACGTCctcttaaaaaaaaaaatataaacaaatatgtGTAAGGGGGGAGAGGAGGTATAAAAAACTTATAAAcgttaaaaaaaagaaaaaattttgCCATTCTTTTAAATGTTATCATAATAAATGATCTTACACATTTAACATTATTActgaataatataatatttattttttaatttttttttaatttttaagtttttagttcatttaaatattttagtatatatttacatatacTTGTTACAATacaaaaatttatatgataaataaaacaattcatttaaagaatttattatattaaaagaaaaaataaaaaaatgtatcaaaaacaataataaaaataaaaaaataataaaataataaaatatagaaTTAGAAAATAACAGTTATTTAACActgttataaaaaaaaaaaaaaaaaaaatgggtagataattttaataagaaaaattttattcttattatttatacacCACATCGGTAAATGtacttataaaaaaaaaaaaaaaattgaaatataacataatataataaataataataataataataatgatatatatatgtataaaataacaaaCATTCCAAACattaatatgaaaaacTGTCTcaaatttttctttatttaattatcctggtttttttatatatttcatatatatattataaaatactatacataaatataaatatatgtgcatatactttttcatatatatttattatgtaaatgTGTATGAAtgatatgaatatatatattttcataaactgatcataacattttaaattataatattaattaacacatctaataataataatgtatcATCAAAatgtgatatatatattatatatatatatatatatatatatatatagacaGGATGCAAGAAAGAAAGAGAAGATATGttaattatgaaaatatatacgTAATTATATCtaagtaaaaaaaaaaaaaaaataaaaatctaacacatacatattatataacaatattaatTCAGATTAGCATCCTGTTTAACAAAAActtatatatgaattaaaaaCATGATCTTTACAAAATCATCAAGATNNNNNNNNNNNNNNNNNNNNNNNNNNNNNNNNNNNNNNNNNNNNNNNNNNNNNNNNNNNNNNNNNNNNNNNNNNNNNNNNNNNNNNNNNNNNNNNNNNNNNNNNNNNNNNNNNNNNNNNNNNNNNNNNNNNNNNNNNNNNNNNNNNNNNNNNNNNNNNNNNNNNNNNNNNNNNNNNNNNNNNNNNNNNNNNNNNNNNNNNNNNNNNNNNNNNNNNNNNNNNNNNNNNNNNNNNNNNNNNNNNNNNNNNNNNNNNNNNNNNNNNNNNNNNNNNNNNNNNNNNNNNNNNNNNNNNNNNNNNNNNNNNNNNNNNNNNNNNNNNNNNNNNNNNNNNNNNNNNNNNNNNNNNNNNNNNNNNNNNNNNNNNNNNNNNNNNNNNNNNNNNNNNNNNNNNNNNNNNNNtatattatttaattatttatatatatacacttttgttaatataaatatatgtttttttttttttttttttttttttttttttttttttttttttttttatatatatattttatttttcaggtaaaatatgtatattttatttttttttttttttttttttttgtgtcatctaataattttgattataataatcattCTGATTATTTGAAGCATCCATACTGCGATTATTCATATCATACATCATATTTCCATTTGCTAGATTGTACTGATAACTACTATTGTCATATCCATTATTCatatagtaataattaCTATTAGCTGTtccattattattgtatgAACATGTCAGGTCGTTTTTATATGGATTACTAGCCAAATCACAATTGAACACCGTaagattattattattattatttaaattggaataattatttaaattattagCTGGTTGAGTAACGGCGGCATTATTTGTTGTACCTTCAAGACCATTTACATTTTGTAAAGAAGTATTATATGAaccattattatttttagacatatttttcatattatctgtaggattcatataattatttaaatagttattattattattattattattattcatatataaattattattattgtaattGTCCATAACGCTTGCACCTAACATGCTATTGTTATTGTCACCGTTTTCATTAGgattcataatatttaatgtAGTATTATAATTTGGGTACATGTAACCTTTATCATTATTCTGTATACCATAAGGATTGTTCGATGGGTAAATACAATTATAATCATTCATGGGATTGTACATAATTTTATCTTGTAAACTGTCTCTACCCATAAGATtcttattcttattattgttattattgttattattactattattactattactactattattattattgttgttgttattatttgtgtccatattattaagaTCATTTCCATCTTCATAatgatttttattatagTTCATCAAAGAATTTGCCGTATTATAATGTGAATCCATACTACCTCCCGCAACGCCAcaagaattattattactattgttattattgttgctgttataatttaattttgaAACATTCATATCATGATTTAGTAAAGAATCACACTTATTTAAAGTAGCTGCaccattattattgttaaCCATATTTTGTACATTGGTTTTATACATAGAGCCATTAGAAGAATTATTCGTTTTATCATATGAATCATTATCAACAATATTTGTGGAATTATCAGATACATTATttctattaatattattattattattggtaccatttatattttccatGTTTGCATTCATACATGTgtcatatttatttgatttcatatatttatacatttgtGAAGAATACATGTAtgaagaattattaaaCGAATCTACTACGTGATTATCATAATCAACACCTACATGATGAGAAAGgttattattcatatcatCAACATTTGGATCATTATAggtatttaaaaattttctttttttctcaCAAGCTTTaacattatcatcatttaaGTATGTACcattgttattattattattattattattattttcatctgtcatgtttaaataattcgataacatattattattatgattattagTATCTTTTACATCCACATATTGTTTCATTTCACTATAAGCAGCTGTTGAAGAACATTTATTACTATATTCATTAATACTTCTCCTTTCTTTAGAATTGATATCatctattattatattattttcttcatattttcCATTGATATCTCTCAATTTATCTTTGTCATCATTTTGTGTATCAACAATATCAATATCTTTAAATTCGTCGTTTAAATGTTCATTATTGGAATCAAAATTAgtgttcatttttttaaacttccttttaataaaatcatCTGAACCACTGCGATTTCTAGAATGATccattttgttattattattattattattataatctaattgcatattatttttgttatacTCTTTATCATCAATGtgtgtattattattgttctCATCAATTTTGGGGTCATTTGGAATATGctttaataaattttctGAGTTGTCCTTTAACATATTTTCATGTCCATTTCCTATAAAAACTTTATGATGTTGCGACaccatattattttcttcattattataattcatttcttcttttattaatgAGGTATTATCTAATAAATGATGCGGAGGTATTCCAACCTTGTTATTGTTAATGTCGTTTAATTCGTCAACActgttattatttataatattcatattgttatataataatccATTTGATGTCATGGtactattactattattattattgctgttgttattattgcTGCTACTAATCGAACCCgtatacatattattaccagcgtttatattattttcatccTTCATATCATTAATCATGTTATAATTCATCATACCCGAATTATTTGATAAACTCACTAAGGGTGAATTTTTTAGAATTGTGTTTTGATATGCATTTTGGCtagttttattattataataagtattattacttccttttttattattcaaaCTATTAGAATTGGACCTTACGTTTTTTACCATTTTAAATTCATTCAATATTCCTTTAGGTGCATTTGTTTTTATCTTATCATAATTAGgataatgataaattaaaccattactactactactactattattattattgctgttattattactattgCTATTATCTGGTATTATACCATTTTGATAGGAATTAAAATTCTTGGATTCATAATTtcttaaattataattcatattatttgtaGAACTTCCTTGAGACATAACAGATCCAGTCGCACAACCTAATGCTGTAgatacatttatattattaagaatacaatcactattattattactattgttactattattattgttattattattgttattattattgttattattattgttgttattattattattgttattattattattggtcatatcattcatattattataattgggatatatattattattcacaAATTTAGAATTAGCTAGCTGTTGTTTATTATCAATCGAATAACAATTGTTCTTATTTAAATCtatatttgaattattataaaaattatttcttatatcctttccattattattagatgATATATTCttgttataatatacaGCATTGTTCATATTTCCGTTAGTAAGTAGATCTTTAACATTCCCACTATTGTTTAAGTTATCGGTAACGGAATTCTTCTTAGTATTATTAAATTCTACATTGTTCtcattcatattaatattattgtttgTAGGCATATTTACATAACCATAGCTTgacatataattattatacgTTGCACTGGTCgtgttattattactactactacCATTGTTACTATTGTTACTATTGTTACTATTGTTACTATTGTTACTATTGCTACTATTGTTACTATTGTTACTATTGttagtattattattactactattattattgtacATACTATTCAGAACAAAATTTTGATCTTGCGTATTTAACATAAGATTTCTCACTACACTTTTCTTATTAGATATACTCATAGTAGTAATATCTTGGTTATTACTAGATGAAGGATAATGAACACTATACTTGGGGGCATTTTTTATAGACGAACGTAATAACATATTGTCCGAATAATTACTACTCATGTTACTATGCAATGCACCATTTAAAGTACTATGAACACTATTActtctattattataccatatatttcttttaagGCTCATTTTGGAAGAATCTGTAGTAGAATTTGTAGCGCAGCTAAATTTAGATAAATTATAAAGCGTCTTACTATTCATGGAAATATCCATATTACTATTTCCAAGGTTTACAATACTACCactattactattattattattattattattattattattattactgtTCATGTTGTTCATACTATTCATACTATTCATACTATTCATATCATTCATATGactcatattattattaccatttGACATATTCATCATGTTACACGATGAGGCTTCAGGAATAATCTTCATAGctttattaaaatgatGCATGTATGGAGGAAgaattttcattttaatatcATTTCCATAGTTAGTATTTGAATTTAAATACAAGggattatttttattattcatataattattcataaaatatgGGTTAtaattactattattattattattattgtgaTTATTATgagtattattattattacttgTAGTAGcagtattattattaaggtcgctattattatttacaccaatattcatatcattataattcatattaataaaagcATAATTACCATTATTAAACgaattaaaattattcaaTCCTGGATTcatattatgataattataattcaTCTTATTAAAAGGATGAGGGCCATTCATTACATTAGGATTATTCAACATAACAccatttaatatattattattattagtaaAAAATTTATCATTTCCTAAGCTGCTAATAatttgatttttattttttttattattcagAAACATTCCTTCAACAGAATGGGGGCTA from Plasmodium reichenowi strain SY57 chromosome 8, whole genome shotgun sequence harbors:
- a CDS encoding asparagine-rich antigen, whose protein sequence is MEVHLEENKVKNNSSDSSNENNNNDENVSLYAERNNETNCTKNNSNDDDKSNNINNNNNNNYNNNNNNNNVFFSSDAITNDDGTYFTFKNKDSLIHDEGMYEFKSEDENFLHAEVSSNEYKDANNDSSDEEDDEYLNQNKNIIVIDDSLPNNSNSTFDDKEKTETNNKINIKDELATTATIVEDLVYNDVVYETEDNKNYIVKSVVDGNKEHVEEKENYKFDDNNDDNNNDNNNDNNNDNNDDHSKNNNNNNNNNADVSVIVQVEGQENRPIIYINDTSTEEYNNNNIVMKENYNKPNTVNNSSYINNNNLVNINTLNNENKGISNVESYEKNLNENFDNVNENFESINEPYDSINEPYDNINEAYDNVNEGYDNINEGCDNVNEGCDNVNEGCDNVNKMYNENSQIQLQQNYKEERNQHINKNNNIKERTLPMKKEEKKMPPLSHVFGSIVKIKKQVDWMKSRKEENNPKGFKKDNRKRRKAKYRFEKDKDGNICDFFMVCSSELKGIKKCKNVGLDLQMINVTDIQLTYHFVCKEHDTCKGSVLVIVDIISNNNIEIKGKGPLCINFNDFIDEKKKNTGNRFKWEYLDVCGNIQEGKDRATAMGYKYLNSSVTGKRYVRNFVCILNAQCNSRLRIIKDNETDKVWLELSGMNHEEHCPYSPHSVEGMFLNNKKNKNQIISSLGNDKFFTNNNNILNGVMLNNPNVMNGPHPFNKMNYNYHNMNPGLNNFNSFNNGNYAFINMNYNDMNIGVNNNSDLNNNTATTSNNNNTHNNHNNNNNNSNYNPYFMNNYMNNKNNPLYLNSNTNYGNDIKMKILPPYMHHFNKAMKIIPEASSCNMMNMSNGNNNMSHMNDMNSMNSMNSMNNMNSNNNNNNNNNNNSNSGSIVNLGNSNMDISMNSKTLYNLSKFSCATNSTTDSSKMSLKRNIWYNNRSNSVHSTLNGALHSNMSSNYSDNMLLRSSIKNAPKYSVHYPSSSNNQDITTMSISNKKSVVRNLMLNTQDQNFVLNSMYNNNSSNNNTNNSNNSNNSSNSNNSNNSNNSNNSNNGSSSNNNTTSATYNNYMSSYGYVNMPTNNNINMNENNVEFNNTKKNSVTDNLNNSGNVKDLLTNGNMNNAVYYNKNISSNNNGKDIRNNFYNNSNIDLNKNNCYSIDNKQQLANSKFVNNNIYPNYNNMNDMTNNNNNNNNNNNNNNNNNNNNNNNNNNSNNSNNNSDCILNNINVSTALGCATGSVMSQGSSTNNMNYNLRNYESKNFNSYQNGIIPDNSNSNNNSNNNNSSSSSNGLIYHYPNYDKIKTNAPKGILNEFKMVKNVRSNSNSLNNKKGSNNTYYNNKTSQNAYQNTILKNSPLVSLSNNSGMMNYNMINDMKDENNINAGNNMYTGSISSSNNNNSNNNNSNSTMTSNGLLYNNMNIINNNSVDELNDINNNKVGIPPHHLLDNTSLIKEEMNYNNEENNMVSQHHKVFIGNGHENMLKDNSENLLKHIPNDPKIDENNNNTHIDDKEYNKNNMQLDYNNNNNNNKMDHSRNRSGSDDFIKRKFKKMNTNFDSNNEHLNDEFKDIDIVDTQNDDKDKLRDINGKYEENNIIIDDINSKERRSINEYSNKCSSTAAYSEMKQYVDVKDTNNHNNNMLSNYLNMTDENNNNNNNNNNGTYLNDDNVKACEKKRKFLNTYNDPNVDDMNNNLSHHVGVDYDNHVVDSFNNSSYMYSSQMYKYMKSNKYDTCMNANMENINGTNNNNNINRNNVSDNSTNIVDNDSYDKTNNSSNGSMYKTNVQNMVNNNNGAATLNKCDSLLNHDMNVSKLNYNSNNNNNSNNNSCGVAGGSMDSHYNTANSLMNYNKNHYEDGNDLNNMDTNNNNNNNNNSSNSNNSNNNNNNNNKNKNLMGRDSLQDKIMYNPMNDYNCIYPSNNPYGIQNNDKGYMYPNYNTTLNIMNPNENGDNNNSMLGASVMDNYNNNNLYMNNNNNNNNNYLNNYMNPTDNMKNMSKNNNGSYNTSLQNVNGLEGTTNNAAVTQPANNLNNYSNLNNNNNNLTVFNCDLASNPYKNDLTCSYNNNGTANSNYYYMNNGYDNSSYQYNLANGNMMYDMNNRSMDASNNQNDYYNQNY